Proteins found in one Allorhizobium pseudoryzae genomic segment:
- a CDS encoding MHYT domain-containing protein, whose product MLSGHNLYLVALSLAIAVLGGYTGLGLAGRILGKTDLQRRALLVGATVVLSTGIWTMHFIGMLAAPLPADTAYLVLPTIVSFLICALVVGMSIFFVVGSRPGTLGTALAALLLGVGICSMHYVGIHGLAGPFTIEHDPWKVLLSVVIAIATAYGALRIFLDPQVGLRLAISAVAFGLAVSGMHYTAMWGMHVVPASAGHDMAMMAASLQMSSQLVSLVVACLCFLVTAGFLLFLLPDQWGRADSPPALNSTEGAEIAVPRAMEREASPMQPQPGRIERIPVESGGATQFIPVGDVRSIRADAHYTWVHDGHRERMCGWSISGAEAALDPTIFIRVHRSHIVALPHVTLVRKEGDAAVVELDGANPHQAPVSRARVAEVKARLGLTRSSAV is encoded by the coding sequence ATGCTTTCAGGCCACAATCTCTATCTCGTGGCGCTTTCCCTCGCGATCGCGGTTCTGGGCGGGTATACCGGTCTTGGGCTCGCGGGTCGCATCCTGGGCAAGACCGATCTGCAACGCCGCGCACTTCTGGTGGGGGCGACCGTCGTTTTGTCGACCGGCATCTGGACGATGCACTTCATCGGCATGCTGGCGGCCCCCTTGCCCGCCGATACCGCCTACCTCGTCCTGCCCACCATTGTCTCATTTCTGATTTGTGCGCTGGTGGTCGGGATGTCGATCTTTTTCGTCGTCGGCAGTCGGCCCGGGACGTTGGGTACCGCACTTGCAGCGCTTCTGCTCGGCGTCGGCATTTGTTCGATGCATTATGTCGGCATCCATGGGCTGGCGGGCCCTTTCACCATCGAGCATGATCCCTGGAAAGTGCTGCTGTCGGTGGTGATCGCGATTGCCACGGCCTATGGCGCGCTGCGTATTTTTCTTGATCCGCAAGTAGGCCTACGGTTGGCCATCTCGGCCGTCGCCTTCGGGCTTGCCGTATCGGGCATGCATTACACGGCCATGTGGGGCATGCACGTGGTCCCCGCCAGCGCAGGCCATGACATGGCAATGATGGCGGCGAGTTTGCAGATGTCTTCGCAATTGGTCTCGCTCGTCGTCGCCTGTCTCTGTTTTCTTGTCACGGCGGGTTTCCTGCTGTTTCTGCTGCCCGACCAATGGGGCCGCGCCGACAGTCCGCCCGCACTGAACTCTACCGAAGGGGCCGAAATTGCCGTGCCTCGTGCGATGGAGCGCGAAGCGTCACCTATGCAGCCGCAACCCGGCAGGATTGAGCGCATTCCGGTGGAGAGCGGCGGAGCGACACAATTCATCCCGGTGGGTGACGTGCGGTCGATAAGGGCGGACGCGCATTACACCTGGGTACACGACGGCCACCGCGAACGCATGTGCGGCTGGTCGATCTCGGGGGCAGAGGCAGCGCTCGACCCCACCATTTTCATTCGCGTGCATCGCAGCCACATCGTCGCCCTGCCGCATGTGACGCTGGTGCGCAAGGAAGGCGACGCTGCCGTCGTGGAGCTCGACGGAGCCAATCCGCATCAGGCGCCGGTGAGCCGCGCACGGGTCGCGGAGGTCAAAGCGCGGCTGGGACTAACCCGCAGCAGCGCCGTCTAA
- a CDS encoding FAD binding domain-containing protein, which translates to MIPGSFDYHRPSSVADAIKLLADLGEEARPLAGGHSLIPMMKLRMASPEHLIDLDGIEALKGVRYVDGEIVIGAMTTQHDLLQSADIAQSLPILHEAAKLIADPQVRYCGTIGGNVANGDPGNDMPALMVTLGATYQLEGPNGARDVFARDFYEAAYFTALEPGEILTSVSIPSKTHGHGYAYEKLKRKVGDYATAAAAVVLTMERDKVASCAIGLTNLANTPLLADDAAASLIGTRLDETSIAYAVDLARSIMAPAADGRGPAEYKIHVGGIMVARAIKRAAARAA; encoded by the coding sequence ATGATCCCGGGTTCTTTCGACTATCATCGCCCGTCAAGCGTGGCGGATGCGATCAAGCTATTGGCCGACCTCGGCGAGGAGGCGCGACCACTTGCAGGCGGCCACAGCCTCATCCCCATGATGAAGCTGCGCATGGCCTCGCCGGAACACCTTATCGATCTGGACGGGATCGAGGCACTGAAGGGTGTCCGTTATGTCGATGGCGAGATCGTCATTGGTGCCATGACGACCCAGCACGACCTTTTGCAATCTGCTGACATCGCGCAATCGTTGCCGATCCTGCATGAAGCGGCCAAGCTGATCGCTGATCCGCAGGTGCGCTACTGCGGCACGATCGGTGGCAATGTCGCCAATGGCGATCCCGGCAACGACATGCCGGCGCTGATGGTGACGCTCGGAGCCACGTACCAGCTCGAAGGTCCGAACGGGGCCCGTGACGTCTTTGCCCGCGACTTCTACGAGGCTGCCTATTTTACCGCACTCGAACCGGGCGAGATCCTGACTTCGGTGTCAATCCCGTCGAAGACGCATGGCCATGGCTACGCCTACGAAAAGCTGAAACGGAAGGTGGGCGACTACGCCACTGCCGCCGCCGCCGTGGTGCTGACGATGGAGCGCGACAAGGTCGCGTCCTGCGCGATCGGCCTTACCAATCTCGCCAATACACCGCTTCTGGCCGACGATGCCGCGGCCTCGCTGATCGGCACCCGCCTTGATGAGACATCGATCGCCTACGCCGTAGACCTCGCCCGGTCGATCATGGCACCGGCGGCCGATGGTCGCGGCCCGGCCGAATACAAGATCCATGTCGGCGGCATCATGGTCGCCCGCGCGATCAAGCGCGCCGCCGCTCGCGCAGCCTGA
- a CDS encoding (2Fe-2S)-binding protein: protein MAKTHIRMTVNGAEVEGLAEPRMLLIHFIRETLSLTGAHIGCETSHCGACTVDIDGRSVKSCTVFAVQANGADITTIEGMANPDGTLSALQEGFRMMHGLQCGYCTPGMIMRAHRLLQENPNPTEEEIRFGIAGNLCRCTGYQNIVKAIQYAAAKLNGADFQEAAE, encoded by the coding sequence ATGGCGAAGACGCATATCAGGATGACAGTCAATGGCGCCGAGGTCGAGGGACTGGCGGAGCCGCGCATGCTTCTCATCCATTTCATCCGTGAGACACTGTCGCTCACAGGCGCCCATATCGGCTGCGAAACATCGCACTGCGGCGCCTGCACCGTCGACATCGACGGACGCTCGGTCAAGAGCTGCACCGTTTTTGCCGTGCAGGCCAATGGCGCAGACATCACCACGATCGAGGGCATGGCGAATCCCGACGGAACGCTCTCGGCGCTGCAGGAAGGCTTCCGCATGATGCATGGCCTGCAATGCGGCTATTGCACGCCGGGCATGATCATGCGCGCCCATCGGTTGCTGCAGGAAAATCCGAACCCGACGGAGGAAGAAATCCGCTTCGGCATCGCCGGCAATCTCTGTCGCTGCACCGGCTATCAGAACATCGTCAAAGCGATCCAATACGCGGCCGCCAAGCTGAACGGCGCCGATTTCCAGGAGGCTGCGGAATGA
- the dusA gene encoding tRNA dihydrouridine(20/20a) synthase DusA, whose amino-acid sequence MIDWTDRHCRYFHRQLSGRAVLFTEMVVADAIIHGPRARLLGHDAAEHPVVLQLGGSDPAKLAEAVRIAAEFAYDEINLNVGCPSDRVQSGTFGACLMKTPALVAECVSAMKRVTALPVTVKCRIGVDDQQPEQVLPEFLARVIDAGSDAVWIHARKAWLQGLSPKENREIPPLDYALVHAMKREFSGTFIGINGGIADLDAAVAQLSHVDGVMLGRAAYQNAGLLTGVDAAIYGEKPLPDPSPQEGGTPSFDWLMLRDTMMAYAERVMAGGGRLHHVTRHMVGLFQGFAGARRYRQILSSEATKAGVGPALIAEAFAAVDLAAGPKAAAGGAAADAARLAG is encoded by the coding sequence ATGATCGACTGGACGGATCGGCATTGTCGGTATTTTCACCGGCAGCTGTCGGGGCGGGCGGTGCTGTTTACCGAGATGGTGGTGGCGGATGCGATCATCCATGGGCCGCGCGCGCGGCTTCTGGGGCATGATGCGGCGGAGCATCCGGTCGTGCTGCAGCTGGGCGGGTCGGATCCGGCAAAGCTTGCCGAGGCGGTGCGGATTGCGGCAGAGTTTGCCTATGACGAGATCAACCTGAATGTCGGCTGTCCGTCGGACCGGGTGCAGAGCGGCACGTTCGGCGCTTGCCTGATGAAGACGCCGGCGCTGGTGGCGGAGTGCGTTTCGGCGATGAAACGGGTGACGGCGCTGCCGGTCACCGTCAAATGCCGCATCGGGGTGGATGATCAGCAGCCGGAGCAGGTGCTGCCGGAGTTCCTGGCACGGGTGATCGACGCCGGCAGCGACGCGGTCTGGATCCATGCGCGAAAAGCCTGGCTGCAGGGGCTGTCGCCGAAGGAAAACCGGGAAATCCCGCCGCTCGATTACGCGCTCGTCCATGCGATGAAGCGGGAATTTTCGGGCACCTTCATCGGCATCAATGGCGGAATTGCCGATCTCGACGCGGCGGTGGCGCAGCTTTCGCATGTGGATGGGGTGATGCTGGGGCGCGCCGCCTATCAGAATGCCGGGTTGCTCACTGGCGTCGATGCGGCGATCTATGGCGAAAAACCCCTCCCTGATCCCTCCCCGCAGGAGGGAGGGACACCCTCGTTCGACTGGCTCATGCTGCGCGACACGATGATGGCCTATGCGGAGCGGGTGATGGCGGGCGGCGGGCGGCTGCACCATGTCACGCGCCACATGGTCGGCCTGTTCCAGGGTTTTGCCGGCGCCCGGCGCTATCGGCAGATCCTGTCCTCGGAGGCGACGAAAGCGGGCGTCGGGCCGGCGCTGATCGCAGAAGCCTTTGCCGCGGTCGATCTCGCCGCCGGGCCGAAAGCGGCGGCGGGCGGGGCGGCGGCGGACGCGGCCCGGCTGGCGGGCTGA
- a CDS encoding IS630 family transposase (programmed frameshift): protein MGKPHPIELRERVVAFVNEGNSNREAARHFRVSPRFVNNMMILHRSSGSLRPARQGHPPGSKLSPHGEWIRERVALHGEVTLDELCLELAERGIDVHRATVGRFLHQLGLSIKKSLKASEQRRPEIAKARDLWINRRKRFFNKALSRLIFIDETSTNTRLTKRTGWCAKGSRFAAYAPFGHWKTQTFIAGLRCHGLTAPWIVEGPMNGRIFETWIETQLAPTLSPGDVVILDNVGFHKSEKAEQLVKAKGAWLLFLPPYSPDLNPIEMAFSKLKALLRKRAARSFDAIAQALGDIISLFSVTECRNFFRAAGYEAE from the exons ATGGGTAAGCCGCATCCGATAGAGTTGCGTGAGCGTGTCGTTGCGTTTGTGAACGAAGGCAATAGCAATCGGGAAGCCGCCCGGCATTTCCGGGTTTCGCCCCGGTTCGTCAACAACATGATGATCCTGCATCGTTCCTCTGGTTCTCTTCGCCCCGCCAGACAGGGCCATCCGCCTGGCAGTAAACTTTCGCCTCATGGGGAATGGATCAGAGAACGCGTTGCTCTGCATGGCGAAGTGACCCTGGACGAACTGTGTCTCGAACTGGCCGAGCGCGGCATCGACGTCCACCGCGCCACCGTCGGGCGGTTTCTACACCAGCTTGGGCTCAGC ATAAAAAAAAGCCTCAAGGCAAGCGAGCAGCGCAGACCGGAGATCGCCAAGGCGCGTGACCTTTGGATCAACCGCCGAAAGCGGTTCTTCAACAAGGCGTTGTCCCGTCTCATCTTTATCGATGAGACGTCCACGAATACCCGTCTGACAAAGCGCACCGGATGGTGTGCCAAAGGCAGCCGCTTTGCGGCTTACGCTCCCTTCGGCCACTGGAAGACGCAGACATTCATCGCCGGACTGCGCTGCCATGGCCTGACCGCGCCGTGGATCGTCGAGGGGCCCATGAACGGCCGCATCTTCGAAACATGGATCGAAACACAGCTTGCGCCGACACTGTCGCCCGGCGATGTTGTCATCCTCGACAATGTCGGCTTCCACAAAAGCGAGAAAGCCGAGCAGCTGGTCAAGGCGAAGGGCGCCTGGCTGCTCTTCCTGCCGCCCTATTCACCGGACCTGAACCCCATCGAAATGGCGTTCTCAAAGCTCAAGGCGCTCTTACGAAAGCGAGCCGCCAGAAGCTTCGATGCGATTGCCCAAGCCCTCGGCGACATCATCAGCCTCTTCTCCGTCACTGAATGCAGAAACTTTTTCCGCGCAGCAGGATATGAGGCAGAATAA
- a CDS encoding aerobic carbon-monoxide dehydrogenase large subunit, with product MNDLTPTREQREARLEGMGCKRKRVEDVRFTQGKGNYVDDVKLPGMLHGDFVRSPHAHARIKSINTEAALKVPGVLAVLTAETLKTVNLAWMPTLAGDVQMVLADGKVLFQNQEVAFVVATDRYAADDGIAAVEVDYEPLDVLVDPFQAMADDAIVLREDLAGKTVGAHGPRKHHNHIFEWAVGDKDLTDAAFRKADVTVKEMISYHRTHPSPLETCQCVCSFDKIKGELTIWGTFQAPHVIRTVVALISKIPEHKIHVIAPDIGGGFGNKVGAYPGYICAAVATIVTGKPVKWVEDRMENLTTTSFARDYHMTTEIAATKEGKVTALRVHVLADHGAFDACADPSKWPAGFFNIVTGSYDFPVAHLAVDGVYTNKAPGGVAYRCSFRVTEAAYCIERGMDILAQKLGMDPAELRMKNFIRPEQFPYHSALGWEYDSGDYHTAMAKAMETIDYAGLRREQAEKREAFKRGETREIMGIGVSFFTEIVGAGPSKNCDILGIAMFDSCEIRLHPTGAGIARMGTKSQGQGHETTWAQIIATEIGIPADDIMVEEGNTDTAPYGLGTYGSRSTPVAGAAIAMAARKIKAKAQMIAAYLLEVHEDDLEFDIDGFRVKGLPEKFRSMKEICWAAYNSVPPGMEPGLEAVSYYDPPNMTYPFGAYFCVMDIDVDTGVYKVRRFYALDDCGTRINPMIIEGQVHGGLTEAFAIAMGQEIRYDEMGNVMGGSFMDFFIPTAVETPHWETDFTVTPSPHHPIGAKGVGESPNVGGVPAFSNAVNDAFSFLGATHIQMPHDHWRNWKAARDLGVAA from the coding sequence ATGAACGACCTGACACCAACACGCGAACAGCGCGAAGCCCGTCTTGAAGGCATGGGCTGCAAACGCAAGCGGGTCGAAGACGTCCGCTTCACCCAGGGCAAGGGGAATTATGTTGATGATGTGAAGCTGCCCGGCATGCTGCACGGCGATTTTGTCCGCTCGCCGCATGCGCACGCCCGCATCAAGTCGATCAATACCGAAGCGGCGCTGAAAGTGCCGGGCGTGCTGGCGGTGCTGACCGCCGAGACGCTGAAGACAGTCAACCTCGCCTGGATGCCGACGCTCGCCGGCGACGTGCAGATGGTGTTGGCCGACGGCAAGGTGTTGTTCCAGAACCAGGAAGTCGCCTTCGTCGTTGCCACCGACCGCTATGCCGCCGATGACGGTATCGCTGCGGTCGAAGTGGACTATGAGCCGCTCGACGTGCTGGTCGATCCCTTCCAGGCCATGGCGGACGATGCCATCGTGCTGCGCGAGGATCTCGCCGGCAAGACCGTGGGCGCACACGGCCCCCGTAAGCATCACAACCACATCTTCGAATGGGCGGTTGGCGACAAGGATCTGACCGACGCCGCCTTCCGCAAGGCGGATGTGACAGTGAAAGAGATGATTTCCTATCACCGCACCCATCCCTCGCCGCTCGAAACGTGCCAGTGCGTCTGCTCCTTCGACAAGATCAAGGGCGAGCTGACCATCTGGGGCACGTTCCAGGCGCCGCATGTGATCCGCACCGTCGTCGCGCTGATTTCCAAGATCCCGGAACACAAGATCCATGTCATCGCCCCGGATATCGGCGGCGGCTTCGGCAACAAGGTCGGCGCCTATCCCGGTTATATCTGCGCAGCGGTCGCCACCATCGTGACCGGCAAGCCGGTAAAATGGGTCGAGGACCGGATGGAAAACCTCACCACCACATCCTTTGCCCGCGACTACCACATGACTACGGAGATCGCCGCCACCAAGGAGGGCAAAGTAACGGCGCTTCGCGTGCATGTCCTTGCCGATCACGGAGCCTTTGATGCCTGCGCCGACCCGTCCAAATGGCCGGCCGGCTTTTTCAACATCGTCACGGGTTCCTATGACTTCCCGGTGGCACATCTCGCCGTCGATGGCGTCTACACCAACAAGGCGCCGGGCGGCGTCGCCTATCGCTGTTCCTTCCGCGTCACGGAAGCCGCCTATTGCATAGAGCGCGGCATGGACATTCTCGCACAGAAACTCGGCATGGACCCAGCCGAGCTCAGGATGAAGAACTTCATCAGGCCCGAGCAATTCCCCTACCATTCTGCGCTCGGCTGGGAATATGACTCGGGCGACTATCATACCGCCATGGCCAAGGCGATGGAAACGATCGACTACGCCGGACTGCGACGCGAACAGGCAGAAAAGCGCGAGGCCTTCAAGCGCGGCGAAACGCGTGAAATCATGGGCATCGGCGTCTCCTTCTTCACCGAAATCGTCGGCGCTGGTCCGTCGAAGAATTGCGATATTCTCGGCATTGCGATGTTCGACAGCTGCGAGATCCGCTTACATCCAACCGGCGCCGGCATCGCCCGCATGGGCACCAAGAGTCAGGGCCAGGGCCATGAAACGACCTGGGCGCAGATCATCGCCACCGAGATCGGCATTCCCGCCGACGACATCATGGTCGAGGAAGGCAACACCGACACCGCACCCTACGGGCTCGGCACCTATGGCTCCCGTTCCACGCCAGTAGCCGGCGCGGCCATCGCCATGGCGGCCCGCAAGATCAAGGCCAAGGCGCAGATGATCGCCGCCTATCTGCTCGAAGTGCATGAGGACGATCTCGAATTCGACATCGACGGCTTCCGGGTGAAAGGTCTGCCGGAAAAATTCAGGTCGATGAAGGAAATCTGCTGGGCAGCCTATAATTCCGTGCCGCCCGGCATGGAGCCGGGGCTGGAGGCGGTCAGCTATTACGATCCGCCCAACATGACCTATCCTTTCGGCGCCTACTTCTGCGTAATGGACATTGATGTCGACACCGGTGTTTACAAGGTCAGGCGCTTCTATGCACTCGATGACTGTGGCACGCGCATCAACCCGATGATCATCGAGGGTCAGGTGCATGGCGGCCTCACGGAAGCCTTCGCCATCGCCATGGGCCAGGAGATCCGCTACGACGAGATGGGCAATGTGATGGGCGGCTCCTTCATGGACTTCTTCATTCCCACCGCCGTCGAAACCCCGCATTGGGAAACGGATTTCACCGTCACGCCCTCGCCGCATCATCCGATCGGCGCGAAGGGCGTCGGCGAAAGCCCGAATGTCGGCGGCGTACCGGCCTTCTCGAACGCCGTCAACGACGCCTTTTCCTTCCTCGGCGCAACCCATATCCAGATGCCGCATGATCACTGGCGCAACTGGAAGGCCGCGCGCGATCTTGGCGTGGCGGCATAG